The stretch of DNA GCGGCACCCTACGAGAAACCTCTTATAAGGCCCTATTAATACTCGAGCAGTTTATTGGAAATAAAGTCATGAAGATCGTAAAAGATTTGCTAAAACCCGGGGTGGACTATAAACTTAAATGTAATGCGCTTCAGTTTTTAAGTAAGCATAAAGCAGAGCAGAATCGACGGCTTATAGAACAAATGCTGGAAGATGAAAATATCTACGTGGTTAATACAGCGCGGAAGTTGCTCATGCAGGGAAATTCGTCTGTTACCCGTTGTGTGGAAAGCTAACCCCCAAGCCCATGGTTTTGATTTTAAAGTAACCAACAAGGAACAACGGGCAGCAGACAACAGGTAAAACCGATGTTACAGACTTTCCAAACCCTTGATATCGTCGAAATGATTCAGCAGGCGGGCATCGTAGCCAAGATGGTCCTGCTACTTCTGGTTCTCATCTCTATTTTTTCCTGGGCTATTATTCTTCTTAAATTCAAGATCCTGACCACATCCCAACGAGAATCCCGGAAGTTTTTATCTATTTATGAAGAAAATAAGGATTTTGCCGACCTTTACTCCAGTTGCAATATGTTACGGAAAGGCTCCCTGGTTAAGTTATTTAAGGCAGCTTATCTGGAACTCCAGCAAATAAGAAAGGATATTCTCTCTAAGAAAATAGCCGGAGACCTTAACCTGAAGAGCGATGTGGCCGACTGGATAGAAGATCTTAGCGATCTTCTTCAGCGGGTTCTGCTGACCGAAACGGCTTCTCTGGAAAGATATCTGGTATTTTTGGCTACCATAAGTACCTCCGCCCCTTTAATCGGATTGTTCGGTACGGTTTGGGGCGTTATGAATGCTTTCCGCAGCATTGGAGGTCAGGGATTTGCCAGCATTGGAGCGGTAGCCCCCGGTATTGCAGAGGCTCTGGTAACCACCGTTGCAGGACTGGCTACGGCCATTCCGGCTGCCATCTTTTACAATTATTTTATTAATAAAGTGCGACTTTATTCTCTGGAAATGGAGGCATTTTCCTCTGAGTTGACCAGCGTTATTAAGCGAGAACTGAAGGGAATGAAATAACCCTATGCAAAGAAAAGAGCATCACACCCTGGCCGAAGTTAATATCATCCCTCTGGTCGATGTGGTTTTTGTTTTACTCATTATTTTTATGGTTACAGCCCCCATGATGCATCGGGGTATCGATGTGCAATTACCCCAGGCGGGGGTAGGGGCCATGGGGCCCGAGGAAAAACTGATTATCACCATCACCGGGGATCGGCAGGTTTATCTCAATGACCGCCCGGTTTCCCTAGAAGATCTTCGCGATTTGCTTCAAAATCTAAACTTATCGAAACCCGAAGAGACTGTCTACATCCGTTCGGATCAGTCGGTGCCTTACGGTTTCGTCGTCAGTACCATCGCGAAGATTAAGGAAGCGGGAATTCAAAAGATAGGCCTGGTAACCAGTCCGGTAACCTCGGAGAAGAAAACAGAAACCGTTAATAAAAAGCGATGAAGACTCAAGATAAGGGATATAAAGGCCCAGAGATACAAAAGCGCGGAGAGGACCCAGAGATCCGAAGACCCGGGGCCGAAGAAAAAATCTCCGGGTCCCCAAAGCTTGGAGTCTCCGTGTTACAGGATGTGGTATCTCCACATCCCCAGGCTCCCTCCTCTCAAATATGGAGCATGATCGGGGTCTCTCTTCTGCTTCATATCCTCTTTGTAGGGATTGTCCTCTTTGCTGCTACCTACCTCCTTAAACAGCAGGGAGTGATTTTCTCAGGGCAAGCCATCACAGTAGGGTTGGTTTCCGATTCGGATCTGGGAGGTCTTCCTTTAGGAGAATCCCTGACAGGCTCTAAACCGGGCCCGGCTAAATCAAGTTTTGAAGATATTCCGAAACCTGAAGTCAAAAAGGCTTCCACAGAAACCCCGCAAATAGAGGTTAAAGAACCCATCACACCTCCTGTGGAAAAAAAAGATACACCTGAGAAAAAGGACGAAGTCCTTCCAACCGGCAAGGAAGCAAAGGTAAAAAAGGATGATCCCAAAACCTCATTTCGAGAGGTCAAGGATATTCCAAAGGTAAAAGACGAACCATCGGCCATTGCCGAGAAGCAATTTTCTAAACCCCCCAAGAAAACGGAAAAGGCCCCGGCCAGGGTTACAAATCGTGAGGAACGGTCTGCGGTGAGCCCTGTGGAACCACGCTCGTTTTCCGTTGAGGAAATCAGGGAAAAGCGCTTAAAGCAAATGGCAGAAGTTCTCCCCGAGAAACGACCTCCGCCCATTCCTACCCGAGAGCCAACTCCGAATCCTCCAGAAGCTCTGCCTCCGACCTCTCAACCGGAAGATAACCCTTCCCTGCGGGGTCAGAGAGTGGAATCCTCAGATGGAAAGATGGGAGGAAGTTCGGGATCGGCCTCCCTGGAATTAGGAGGAGATTTCCAGCAGGGTTCTCGGGCCCTGGTGAGTTACATGGAATCGGTTACCAATATCATCAGCAATCGCTGGCTCCCTACCAGTGGAAAGGGTCGGGGAATTATTCAATTTACCATTTTTAAAAGCGGAGAGATCTCCGATCTTCATATTTTAAAATCCTCTGGAGACAAAAACCTGGACGAATCCATTTTAAGGGCGGTAGAAGACTCTAATCCTCTTCCCGAATTCCCACCGGAATTACAACAGGAATTGGATCGCCTGAATGATTCATTCATACGAGTAAAATTTCATTTCGGACGCAGAGTGTCCTGAGCCTGGAGGATAAGAATAGAAGATCGAGGATAGAAAGTCTGTTTCTTCCTCGATCTTCAATTTTTAATCCTCAATCCTTCATGCGTAACTGGAGTAAGTACAGTATTGTTTTTGGCCTCCTCTGCATAGGGGGAATCTTTGGATTTTCATCTCCAGTACTCGCTCTGGAGTACGAGACTGGTTCCGATATCATAGGAACTAAAAAAATCAAGATCGCCATAGCCCCTATGATATCCTCCCCGAACTCCCAGGCTTCGGTAGAGGGGCTTTCAGAGGATTTAACGAAGATCCTACGAAACGATTTGGAGATATCCGGATTTTTTGATACGCTGAAAGATAAAACTTCCCTTATTGCCCAGTTAGATCAATCTGAAAGGGGAACAGAGAATATCAACTTTGATCAATGGCGATCTCAAACCGAAGCCCAGGCCCTGGTCAAGTGTATCCATACCCTTCAACCGGGTAAACTTTCCCTGGAATGCCGGGTTTACGATACCCAGAAAGCCGCACAAATTTTAGGAAAGGCCTATGAGAGTGATCCTAAACAGACGCGTAAAGTCATCCATCGATTTGCCGATGAAATCATCTTAAAGTTCACAGGGGAACGCGGCGTCTCGGATACCAGTCTGGCTTTTGTTTCCACACGAAGTAAAAACCGGGAGATTTATCGGATCGATTTTGATGGAGAGAACCTCCAACGCCTGACCAACGATCGTTCCATTGTGCTTTCCCCTAGCTGGTCACCGGATGGACGTGAAATTCTTTATACCAGTTATCGGAATAATAACCCGGATCTTTTCGTTATCAGTGCCAACGGCGGAGAGCCTAAACCCATATCGATACAACCAGGGCTTAATCTGGGTGGAAAATGGTCTCCCGACGGAAAACAAATTGCCTTAACCCTTTCAAAGGATGGAAATTCAGAGATTTATGTGATGGATTTGAGTACCCGTAATTATCGGAGACTTACCAAAAATCGCTGGAACGATGTCTCACCGTGCTGGTCACCCGATGGAAAACAAATAGCCTTTACCAGCGATGAGTCTGGAACACCTCAAATTTATGTCATGAATAGCGATGGATCTAATATCCGAAGGCTCAGTTTTATAGGTAACTACAGTGTCTCACCCTCCTGGTCTCCCCGGGGAGATCGAATCGCTTTTGCTGCCAGAAAGAATGGAAAATTTGATATTTACACCATCAGCGTAGATGGAAAGAGTCCTCCGCAACAACTAACCTTTGATGCAGGTAATAATGAGGATCCGGTCTGGTCCCGAGATGGCCGATATATTGCGTTCCATTCAGACCGGGATGGGGTGAGCGGTATCTATGTCATGAACCAGGATGGCACGAATCAGCGAAGGGTGACCGATCTCCAGGGGAACGATATGTCTCCGACCTGGTCACCTTAAAAGGAGGAAAAGAACAGAAGAAATGGAAGATGGAGAGAATAGGAGAATGGCAAGAGGAATCTCAGCCCCTCCCATTCTTCTATTCTCCCTTTCTCTCACCCTTTAAACTATGGGCGTGCAAGATCCTTTATCCAAAGTGATTCCCTGGCTGTGCTTAGCTATCTTACCCTGGGTTCTCACAGGCTGTGGAGGAGCTGCGGCAAAACCCGATGATCCTCTGGTTCAACTTCAACAGCAGATTGCGGCTTTGCGAAACGATATAAATCAAGATCGTAAAGCAGAAACTGAACGTATGGCCATTGTAGAAAAAAATCGAGCGGATTATCTGGCCGATAGTGAAGAAATGAAATCCAAACTTCAAGCCATTGACTCTAAGCTCAATGAATATAATGAACGGATGAATCAACTGGCTGAAAAGCTTGACAATCTGCAAACAAAGTTTAATGAGGAATTGGAAAACAGGCAGATGGGAAGAATTCCGACCCCGGGCTATACTCCCCCGACTACAACTAACCCGCAGTCTTCTACTACCGGAACGAGTCCGGTTACCAATAGCGGTGAAGCAGCCTCTTCCGTAAATCCAATGGGTAATCCCTCCCATGTTAATCCAACACCCCCTACCGGTCAAACGGGTTCATTGCCCCAGCTACCTTCTGTACCGCCTTCACCAGCAGTTGGGGGGAAATCAGAGGATTTAACCTCTCCAGAACGGCTCTATCAGACCGCTCAAAATGAATACAATCAGGGTAATTACGATGTGGCCATCGCCGGCTTTCAGAAATATCTGGAGCTCTATCCCAATGCAGAACTGGCCGATCTTGCTCAATACCAAATTGCAGAGGCATTCTTCAATCTCAAAGCCTATGAAACGGCCCTTAAAGAATACGATAAGCTTATTAACCTTTATCCTAAAAGTAAGAGATTACCCTGGGCCTATTATAACAAAGCACAGGCCTTCCTGAAATTGGGCAGGCAACTGGAGGCCACTTCCCATCTACGCTATATCTTGACCCAGTTTCCCAATTCAGAAGTCGCAGAGAAAGCCAGAGAAGATCTGGCCAGGCTGGGTGGATAAAGTTAAAAGAGAAATGAAAAAAACTCCCCTAAATCAGATTCATAAAGCTCTCGGAGCTAAAATGATCGATTTTGCAGGATGGGAGATGCCGGTCCAATACACCGGAATCATCGAGGAACATCTCACAACCCGCACGAAGGCCGGACTTTTCGATATCAGCCATATGGGCGAAATCCTGTTTAAAGGCCCTGGAGCTCTACAGGCCGTTCAGTACCTCACGACGAATCAGGCGGCAAAACTGGTACCAGGCCAGGTTCAATACTCGGCCTTGCTTTATCCCACAGGAACCTTTGTTGACGATATCACCGTGTATAAATTTAGTGAAGAGCAATTCATGTTCTGTGTGAATGCGGCCAACACAGATAAAGATTACGCCTGGATTCAGGAAATTATCTCCCCGAAAAAGCCGGGTTTTGCTCCCGTACAGATTAAAAATATCAGTGATGAGATAGCTCTTCTGGCTTTACAGGGACCGAAGGCTGCCGAGATTTTACAAAAACTTACAGAAATCGATCTCTCCACCCTTAAATCCTTTCGTTTTATGGAAGGAACGGTGGGAGGGATTAAAACCTGGATATCCCGAACCGGCTATACCGGTGAAGATGGATTCGAACTTTATATCCCTTCCGAAGAAGCCAATCCAGAAGACCATCAAGAAAAGGTTATTGAAGTCTGGAATAAGCTTCTCGAAGTGGGACAGGAGTACGGATTAAAACCGGTTGGTTTGGGGGCCCGGGATACCTTAAGGTTAGAGGCCAGATTGGTTTTATATGGAAACGATATAACCGATCAAACGACCCCCTTAGAAGCAGATCTGGAATGGATTGTAAAATATGATAAAGGAGACTTCATCGGGCGGGAAGCTCTCCTTAAACAAAAGGAACAGGGGATTCAGAAAAAATTAGTTGGATTTGAAATGATCGAAAGAGG from Candidatus Limnocylindrales bacterium encodes:
- a CDS encoding MotA/TolQ/ExbB proton channel family protein — its product is MLQTFQTLDIVEMIQQAGIVAKMVLLLLVLISIFSWAIILLKFKILTTSQRESRKFLSIYEENKDFADLYSSCNMLRKGSLVKLFKAAYLELQQIRKDILSKKIAGDLNLKSDVADWIEDLSDLLQRVLLTETASLERYLVFLATISTSAPLIGLFGTVWGVMNAFRSIGGQGFASIGAVAPGIAEALVTTVAGLATAIPAAIFYNYFINKVRLYSLEMEAFSSELTSVIKRELKGMK
- a CDS encoding biopolymer transporter ExbD, with protein sequence MQRKEHHTLAEVNIIPLVDVVFVLLIIFMVTAPMMHRGIDVQLPQAGVGAMGPEEKLIITITGDRQVYLNDRPVSLEDLRDLLQNLNLSKPEETVYIRSDQSVPYGFVVSTIAKIKEAGIQKIGLVTSPVTSEKKTETVNKKR
- a CDS encoding cell envelope integrity protein TolA — encoded protein: MKTQDKGYKGPEIQKRGEDPEIRRPGAEEKISGSPKLGVSVLQDVVSPHPQAPSSQIWSMIGVSLLLHILFVGIVLFAATYLLKQQGVIFSGQAITVGLVSDSDLGGLPLGESLTGSKPGPAKSSFEDIPKPEVKKASTETPQIEVKEPITPPVEKKDTPEKKDEVLPTGKEAKVKKDDPKTSFREVKDIPKVKDEPSAIAEKQFSKPPKKTEKAPARVTNREERSAVSPVEPRSFSVEEIREKRLKQMAEVLPEKRPPPIPTREPTPNPPEALPPTSQPEDNPSLRGQRVESSDGKMGGSSGSASLELGGDFQQGSRALVSYMESVTNIISNRWLPTSGKGRGIIQFTIFKSGEISDLHILKSSGDKNLDESILRAVEDSNPLPEFPPELQQELDRLNDSFIRVKFHFGRRVS
- the tolB gene encoding Tol-Pal system beta propeller repeat protein TolB — its product is MRNWSKYSIVFGLLCIGGIFGFSSPVLALEYETGSDIIGTKKIKIAIAPMISSPNSQASVEGLSEDLTKILRNDLEISGFFDTLKDKTSLIAQLDQSERGTENINFDQWRSQTEAQALVKCIHTLQPGKLSLECRVYDTQKAAQILGKAYESDPKQTRKVIHRFADEIILKFTGERGVSDTSLAFVSTRSKNREIYRIDFDGENLQRLTNDRSIVLSPSWSPDGREILYTSYRNNNPDLFVISANGGEPKPISIQPGLNLGGKWSPDGKQIALTLSKDGNSEIYVMDLSTRNYRRLTKNRWNDVSPCWSPDGKQIAFTSDESGTPQIYVMNSDGSNIRRLSFIGNYSVSPSWSPRGDRIAFAARKNGKFDIYTISVDGKSPPQQLTFDAGNNEDPVWSRDGRYIAFHSDRDGVSGIYVMNQDGTNQRRVTDLQGNDMSPTWSP
- the bamD gene encoding outer membrane protein assembly factor BamD, coding for MGVQDPLSKVIPWLCLAILPWVLTGCGGAAAKPDDPLVQLQQQIAALRNDINQDRKAETERMAIVEKNRADYLADSEEMKSKLQAIDSKLNEYNERMNQLAEKLDNLQTKFNEELENRQMGRIPTPGYTPPTTTNPQSSTTGTSPVTNSGEAASSVNPMGNPSHVNPTPPTGQTGSLPQLPSVPPSPAVGGKSEDLTSPERLYQTAQNEYNQGNYDVAIAGFQKYLELYPNAELADLAQYQIAEAFFNLKAYETALKEYDKLINLYPKSKRLPWAYYNKAQAFLKLGRQLEATSHLRYILTQFPNSEVAEKAREDLARLGG
- the gcvT gene encoding glycine cleavage system aminomethyltransferase GcvT — translated: MKKTPLNQIHKALGAKMIDFAGWEMPVQYTGIIEEHLTTRTKAGLFDISHMGEILFKGPGALQAVQYLTTNQAAKLVPGQVQYSALLYPTGTFVDDITVYKFSEEQFMFCVNAANTDKDYAWIQEIISPKKPGFAPVQIKNISDEIALLALQGPKAAEILQKLTEIDLSTLKSFRFMEGTVGGIKTWISRTGYTGEDGFELYIPSEEANPEDHQEKVIEVWNKLLEVGQEYGLKPVGLGARDTLRLEARLVLYGNDITDQTTPLEADLEWIVKYDKGDFIGREALLKQKEQGIQKKLVGFEMIERGIARPHYKILKSQEPIGEVTSGTYAPYLDKNIGLGYVKIEYSEIGTELDILIRDKKVKAKIVPTPFYKRKK